The bacterium DNA segment TCTACATATTTAATCTTTTCATCTATTTTATAATAAATATCATACCCATAACCATCATTTCCAGAAGGATTAACCCCCGCTTTTTTTGCATTTGATGATACCCATCCAACGGATTTTTCACCATACTTCAACTTTAATCTCTCATAGAGTATTTTTTCTCCTATAATTCCTATCTCTTCTTTCTCAGTTTCGCTAACTCTTCTACCATGAATCGTTTTTTTCGTTTTCTTTTTTTCGTTTGTAGACTCGGGTTCTAGAGGTCTTATTGGTTCCACCTTTTCTATTGGTGGAGGATTATCTCTAACTTCATCTCCAACTTTTTTTATCTCATCAGCCAATTTTTCTTCTACAGTTTTTTCTTTTTCTTCCAGCGATTTTTGTTCAATCGTTTTATGAGTATTTATAAAGTCAGTTATAAGTTCAGACACATTCCCAAAATAAATCAAAGATTCTTCTTCTAAACTTAAAGAATCTAAGAACCCATTTATTTCACTTTCGTCAAAGTTTTTTCTTTTCAACTCTTCAAGTATTCTTTCACGATTTTGAGAGTATATCTTGCTTATCTCAATATCTTCCGGGTTCTGTAGCTCTTTTTCTTGTATTCCATATTTATTTTCAACTAACCTGTAAAAATATTTGTTTATATCAATAAATGTAGTGTTGGGTATGTCAAAATCATAGGAAGTATACTCAAAAATTATTCTCTGAAATTGTTTTTGTTTTTCCAATTCCCCCTTAAATCTATTGTATAAAGCGACTTTAAACTTTTGTTCATAAGAAGTTGATACCTTTTTAAGCTCTAATTGTAAATGGCCGCTAAAACCTATCTTTTTACTAGATATTTTATTGAAATCCTGAAGATTTATTTTTAGGTGACTAAACAATTCTTTAAAGACAGAATAATTATCTGGGCTACTATAATTGTCATAATCAATCTTGTTGTATGTCTCTTTTGAGATATCACAAATATCAGATTTAATGTTCTGCAATAATTCTTCCTCTGTTTTGATTTCTTCACTCAATAGTTTACCTTTAATGCTAAAAATAGTTTCCCAAAATGATATTTTACTAGTTAAAATCAATCCTAATAAAGATTTACATTCTTCTAATCTTATTAATGCTTCTTCACCATTAAATTTTAAAAAACGTTTTCCTCTATTACTTTTTTTTGATAAGAGTTCTTTAATACTCATTTCAACTGCATTCTCTACTATTTTAAAGGTATTTAGAATTGTTTCAGAAATAGAATCACAAAAATCATCATCTTCTAAGAGGTCATTCAACTTATCTATGTCTTTATTAATTTTAATGTAAACTTTCTTTTTCTCACGCACTGTCTCATTTACATCTATAATCAACTCGGGTATATCTGATTCGACTTCTATATCCGAGCAAAGTAAGATATTAAGATTTTTTAATGCACGTAAATTCTCCCCCTTGGTATCTTTTTCCATTCTGTAAAAGTAGACATATGGTTTAAAGATCTCTAATTCATTAAAAAATTCATCATTCAGCTTATGTAAAGCAAAGGATTTAATTTTTATGTTAAGGGCATCTTCTGTTAATTGATTTACGCCTAATATATGCTCTACTTTTTTTGCACCTATTTTACTAGCTATGCACAAAATTGGTTTCCTTTTACGAATTGATTTAGGAAAGTTTATATTTTCTAAGTAAAACAACTCTTTTATTGGATAGTATCTCTTTATGTTATCGCATTCTCCTAACAACTCTCCTTCTTTCATAAATTTAATATAATTCTCATCTTGTCTGTTTAAATTATCAATAGACATATCTCTTACAAGCTGGGTATAGAAATTTGAGGCCCTTTTTCCTTCAGGATCTTTATTAGGTAAGTCCAGCAAAAGAGAATAAACCTTACTCCAACTCAATTCTTTCAATTCATCAATAATCCCTATTTTTGAGAATAATAAATCTATATCCTTTATGTCGATTTGTTTTTTCTTTAAAATTGGGTGGTTGGGGTTATACTTTGGCAATTCTATTAAAGGTGAAAGACTTATACTTCTTGAATTACAACAATTAGAAGGAACTTCTTTTTTACCTGTTAATGTTGGAATCCACGATTTAGTTTTTAGTATCCATGATAAATATGAGGGGATTTTGGGGCCGCTTATTTCCCGATATTTTATTTTTTTTGAGAGGGATAACAAAACTTTAGAGTTAGTATTTATTTCTCTTCCCTCTCTTATAATTGTATTTAAATTACTATCTTTAATAAGCCAAGCAAGGATATACTCGCATTCTGCTTTTTCTAATATTTCATCAATAAATGCAATAGTTTGTACTGTGATTTTTGAATGCCGATTTATATCTCGTTTTAATACTGCATAGTCTTGAAATACTTCATTATCTAATGTCAAAGGATAGTCCAAGTTTTCAAGAATAAAAGTTTCATAATCAGAATAGTTCTCTTTCAATTCTTTTAATATAAATCGGGGATATATAGACACACCTAACCAAATTAGAAACTCTTTTATTTCCTCTTCATCAATATTTAACCCAAGTGTATCGTTCTTAGCTAAAAAGATTGAGTGATCAGAACCAACATCTTTTAATAAGTTATAAGATATTTCCCCAAAATTATATTCTCTACCAAAATAAAGCTCTTTTGCATCGAAAATCTCTCCTTTGTTATTAATGAGCGGGACTTGGATATTTTCTGGGAATTTTTCTTCTTTTTTATCCCTGTAGATATCAAGTAAGATCTTTAATAATTCTTGTACTATGCTTATTTTATTATTTTCTTTTGTTAATCTTTCCTTTGCAGAATTAATTATAGCCCTTCCAAGATCAATAAAACGATACTCTTGAACATCGAAAAAAGATAATTGGGATATTAGTTCTCTTGATGTAGATGTTCCAAATTCGCTATGAAGTAGTTTGGTTAACTCTGAATCAATGAATTTTAAAGAAATCCAATCTGGCAAAGATATATCCAAACTGGAGTCCGGTGGCAAAACCAAATCAAAATCAGACTTCACAACATTTTTTTTATTATCAATAAAAAGGGAAGGCCTATCCCCTTTGTAATCCCATCCAAATAAGGAAGAATTATTTTTACAGATTGCAGCAATTAACTTAGCCCTCTCCTGCATAGTTAATAAACCAGAAATTTTATTTAATTTTGAGGTTAGTTCTTCCTTAGAGTATTCTCTAATTTCCAATTTTCTTATTAATTCCTTAATTGATGAATCTTCTGTGTAAATGCAGAGGTCTTTAAATTCTTCATAATTCACTAAAATATTGTTTAGTTCTTTGATACCATAGTCACGAGCATTTAACGAGTTTAAGTAACTTTTTTTAGTGGGAAGCAGTTCTTTATCTTTAATCTGCTGAATTAATGAATCATAAAAACCCATCTTATCGACAGTTTCACTAAAGTCCCCTTGTTTAGCAAGGAATTTTAACCTATCCCAATTTACTTTATCCTTATTTAGTTCTATTGCTAATTTTACTAATAATTCAGAGAGTTCATTAAGAATATACTTATTTATCTCATCCTCTATAATATAGTT contains these protein-coding regions:
- a CDS encoding DUF3883 domain-containing protein: MNKADWKRWIEQQVKDVRREYLERCQRLIQDYRQEIALNEQYNGRQLLELLQNADDESHNAKEPNVLIKIVENKLIVANNGSPFSTDGIESLRFARITRKKHRHGVIGYKGLGFRSILNWAKEICIVSGELSIKYSKDIAKEFLNELLSAQPSLKQKIEDNEVAVLTIPSWTEKPEIIDDNFDTYVILTLNDDVKEELKRQIEDLTPETLIFQNNIKQIEIDTPWKRKKIVAERSIDKIKIDIIDQTDGTHLLKEWKISSKEDSIPDELIKNTEDPKEYNIKIAFNEKLDDSINKLFCYFITKEKFPFPILIHATLNLDDSRNYIIEDEINKYILNELSELLVKLAIELNKDKVNWDRLKFLAKQGDFSETVDKMGFYDSLIQQIKDKELLPTKKSYLNSLNARDYGIKELNNILVNYEEFKDLCIYTEDSSIKELIRKLEIREYSKEELTSKLNKISGLLTMQERAKLIAAICKNNSSLFGWDYKGDRPSLFIDNKKNVVKSDFDLVLPPDSSLDISLPDWISLKFIDSELTKLLHSEFGTSTSRELISQLSFFDVQEYRFIDLGRAIINSAKERLTKENNKISIVQELLKILLDIYRDKKEEKFPENIQVPLINNKGEIFDAKELYFGREYNFGEISYNLLKDVGSDHSIFLAKNDTLGLNIDEEEIKEFLIWLGVSIYPRFILKELKENYSDYETFILENLDYPLTLDNEVFQDYAVLKRDINRHSKITVQTIAFIDEILEKAECEYILAWLIKDSNLNTIIREGREINTNSKVLLSLSKKIKYREISGPKIPSYLSWILKTKSWIPTLTGKKEVPSNCCNSRSISLSPLIELPKYNPNHPILKKKQIDIKDIDLLFSKIGIIDELKELSWSKVYSLLLDLPNKDPEGKRASNFYTQLVRDMSIDNLNRQDENYIKFMKEGELLGECDNIKRYYPIKELFYLENINFPKSIRKRKPILCIASKIGAKKVEHILGVNQLTEDALNIKIKSFALHKLNDEFFNELEIFKPYVYFYRMEKDTKGENLRALKNLNILLCSDIEVESDIPELIIDVNETVREKKKVYIKINKDIDKLNDLLEDDDFCDSISETILNTFKIVENAVEMSIKELLSKKSNRGKRFLKFNGEEALIRLEECKSLLGLILTSKISFWETIFSIKGKLLSEEIKTEEELLQNIKSDICDISKETYNKIDYDNYSSPDNYSVFKELFSHLKINLQDFNKISSKKIGFSGHLQLELKKVSTSYEQKFKVALYNRFKGELEKQKQFQRIIFEYTSYDFDIPNTTFIDINKYFYRLVENKYGIQEKELQNPEDIEISKIYSQNRERILEELKRKNFDESEINGFLDSLSLEEESLIYFGNVSELITDFINTHKTIEQKSLEEKEKTVEEKLADEIKKVGDEVRDNPPPIEKVEPIRPLEPESTNEKKKTKKTIHGRRVSETEKEEIGIIGEKILYERLKLKYGEKSVGWVSSNAKKAGVNPSGNDGYGYDIYYKIDEKIKYVEAKASKNEVNSFNISKYEVEFGEKNKDDYEIWLVLNCMDKDGRRIINLGNIFKYKSRDGSFNNNSNFSVENENFIICFVIN